The proteins below come from a single Aegilops tauschii subsp. strangulata cultivar AL8/78 chromosome 6, Aet v6.0, whole genome shotgun sequence genomic window:
- the LOC109758175 gene encoding MEIOTIC F-BOX protein MOF-like: MTPRKKRKSAPPVPVTVSAADRIGALPDILLQHVLSFLPAQESVRTCVLSRRWRHLWKSTRALRIVGLDSREPASVEDLRVFVDHLLMLRDRTDLESVEMRFHSCSEGEVPYVSLWTRFALMCKVRALAVEISHAYFYPDDLLLASRYLKTLDLYGLGLQKAFLDFAGCPALEDLKMSECNISVDRMSSPSLKHLSITGCLSDLRARLRISTPGLVSLKLDDFFGKTPFLENMELLQIACVNLGKSFSDVCMNYNSGVFCGDNKNGCVNCLSHNDGSSGCVLLGGISSAKHLELISESSKFIFTRDLKCCPTFSKLKTLLLNEYWCEAPDLDPLACILKNSPVLEKLTLQLFSKGPTHKVEMKGSYSRMEGPSAISEHLNIVEVKCNVVDEKILKVLKFLSAFNIRKLTNDSLHDLYVLKLAFICGNETNKKAGSK, from the exons ATGACTCCTAGGAAGAAGCGCAAGAGTGCGCCGCCGGTGCCCGTGACCGTGAGCGCCGCCGACCGCATCGGCGCCCTCCCCGACATTCTCCTCCAGCACGTGCTCTCCTTCCTCCCGGCGCAGGAGTCCGTCCGGACGTGCGTGCTCTCCCGGCGCTGGCGCCACCTTTGGAAGTCCACGAGAGCCCTGCGCATCGTCGGCCTCGACAGCCGGGAGCCTGCCAGCGTCGAGGACCTCCGGGTGTTCGTGGACCATCTGCTGATGCTGCGCGACCGCACCGACCTAGAAAGTGTCGAGATGAGATTCCATAGTTGCTCCGAAGGCGAGGTGCCCTATGTGAGCCTATGGACCCGTTTCGCCCTCATGTGCAAAGTTCGGGCGCTCGCCGTTGAAATCTCTCATGCATATTTCTACCCGGACGACCTGCTTCTTGCCTCTCGGTACCTGAAAACACTGGACCTTTATGGTCTAGGCCTGCAGAAGGCATTTCTTGATTTTGCTGGCTGTCCAGCGTTGGAGGATCTGAAGATGAGTGAGTGTAACATCTCTGTCGATAGGATGTCATCACCTTCCCTGAAGCATTTGAGCATCACTGGTTGCCTCTCCGATTTGCGTGCCCGGCTCCGCATTTCTACTCCGGGCCTTGTCTCTTTGAAGCTCGATGACTTTTTCGGTAAAACCCCTTTCCTTGAAAACATGGAGTTGCTACAGATCGCATGTGTGAATCTTGGCAAAAGCTTCAGTGATGTCTGTATGAATTATAACTCCGGTGTCTTCTGTGGAGATAATAAGAATGGATGTGTCAATTGTCTTTCACATAACGATGGCAGCAGCGGTTGCGTGCTTCTGGGTGGGATCTCAAGTGCTAAACATCTTGAATTGATATCTGAATCGAGCAAG TTCATTTTCACAAGAGATTTGAAATGCTGCCCTACATTTAGTAAGTTAAAGACTTTATTACTCAATGAGTACTGGTGCGAGGCTCCGGACTTGGATCCACTAGCTTGCATTCTGAAAAATTCACCAGTTCTAGAGAAGCTCACTCTTCAACTTTTTTCAAAG GGACCAACTCATAAAGTGGAAATGAAAGGAAGCTACAGTCGAATGGAGGGACCATCTGCAATATCAGAGCACCTTAACATAGTTGAAGTCAAGTGTAATGTGGTCGACGAGAAGATTCTCAAAGTCTTGAAGTTCTTATCTGCATTTAACATACGTAAGCTAACTAATGACTCTTTACATGATCTCTATGTGCTTAAATTAGCTTTCATATGTGGGAATGAAACTAATAAGAAAGCCGGTAGTAAATAG